The DNA segment ttcaggatatcccaatgcagttcagctaaggagatgtgggaggtcTTGGAAGTTactcatgaaggtactgaatatgtgaagagatcaagaaaacattctctcatccaacaatatgaattgtttagaatgcaacccgaggagagcattgctgatgtgcagaaaaggttcactcatattgtgaatcatcTTACTGGATTGGGAaaggaatttgacagagaggaactcaacataaaagtgctgaagtgcctcgacagaagctggcaacctaaggtgactgccatatcagaaagtcgtgatctgtcaaagctgtcaactgctgcactctttgggaaattaatggagcatgagctgAAGCTCAAGAGACTTAAAGAGCAAGAAACAGTGGAAAGAAAACCCAAGggacttgcactgaaagcaagtgAACAGAGTGATATCAATGAAGAGAAAGAAGAtgctgaacatgatgagacaaTCAACTTACTTACAAAGAGGTTCAGCAGATTCCTGAAGAAGAAAAGCAGAGATAGGAACcaacagaaaagaaggtatcctaaacctaaTGAATCAAATTTCTCTAACTacacttgct comes from the Phaseolus vulgaris cultivar G19833 chromosome 8, P. vulgaris v2.0, whole genome shotgun sequence genome and includes:
- the LOC137824731 gene encoding uncharacterized protein, producing MKIFMESIDSFIWEAVVHGPYVPMQVVKDEEVAKPRSEWNEIEKKKAQYDLVAKNIITSSLTMDEFFRISQCSSAKEMWEVLEVTHEGTEYVKRSRKHSLIQQYELFRMQPEESIADVQKRFTHIVNHLTGLGKEFDREELNIKVLKCLDRSWQPKVTAISESRDLSKLSTAALFGKLMEHELKLKRLKEQETVERKPKGLALKASEQSDINEEKEDAEHDETINLLTKRFSRFLKKKSRDRNQQKRRYPKPNESNFSNYTCFGCGKT